The segment GGTGAGCGTCGTGAACTGGACGGACGTACTCGGATGCTCCGCAGCGACGAGTGCACAAAGCCGCTCAAGTCCTGCCGGTTCCTCCACGGCACCGAGTTCCGGTCCCCGTTCACGGAGCATGTGGCGAAACGCGGTCAGGGCCCGCTGTTGGACGGCGTTGATGTCGAGTTCACCGCGACCACGGAGGACAGGGGCGAGCTGATCTCCCGTCAGGACGCCAGCGGCTGCCAGCCGCAATCCCACGAACCCGCCGATCGTGAGATAATTCGAGAGTTCTCTGCGGAGGTCGGTTCCGGAAACGACTGCGTTCTCGACTTCGGTGTTCAGCCTGTTTGCTAGTTGCGTTGCATTGCCTGTCGATACCGCCTCGGCGAATGCAGCTCGGGCTTTCGATGCGCTAAATCGGTTATCGGATGCGGTCGTCTCGAGTTCCCGAAACCGGAAACGGGCGAAATCGGTGAACTTCATCGGCAGCATACTCGAAACCGTTGCCAGCTCGTCAGCATCGGTTGACGTCAGGTCCGCCGTAGCCAAGGGTGGCTTGAGCTGTGAGTCGGAGACAGCCGTCAGCACGAACCGTCGGGTCGAATTATCCGTCACTAGATCCGCGAGTGTGGTTGCCCAATCCACTCGCTGGCCACGTCCATTGCCCGGAGTAATCGCACCAAGATCGTCGAGAATGATGTAGCTGGGGGTAGTCTCCGAGCCACTGTGGCAATAGTGCGTCTCAAAGTGGTCAATGGCGGCGCGGAGCTGGGCCGGCGCCTGGATTTGGATAAGCGGCGTTGCCGAGAGAGGGATATATAGGATGTGTTCAGGCGGGACGACTGCCTCGTGGGCCTTGTCCCGGAAGCCAGGGTGGCGATAGAACTTCTCGACGAAATCCGGGTCGATAAGGGCAGAGATAAGCTGTCGCAGTAGATCGGTTTTACCGATCCCGTCCGGGCCTGCAATACCAAAGACGTGGTTTTCATCTGTTATGATCGACTTGTGGAGCCCGTAGAAGTCGCTCCGGAGGGAGACAAACTCGTCAGTCGCTGCGGCACCGGCTCCTTGTTCCCACCACGGATTGTAGTCTGACAGACGCTGGATCAGGTAGTGGCCTTCCTCGGCGTTGGTGGGATCGAGGGACATACATTCCCCTGTCTTCGCTTTCCGCTATGAAACTTACCATCTTCTGTATTCTTCTGCGGAAAAGGTTACATTGCTATGTGACAATAGCTCCCCGATCAACTGTTCACTTGCTGATCGGGGCTGCTAAGGCTGTTGTCAGTCTCTTCGTCTCTCAGAGTTATTCGAGTTCGAGGAGAAAACGGTTCAGCAACACCTCCGCAACGACTGCAAGCACTACTGAGCGACTTCTCGGTGGTACCACCAAAACCATCGTACACTCGATGTCGCTTGATTCTGAGTTGAAGTCGCAGGGCCGACTGATTGCTCTATCTTAACCAACAATCAGCCGAAATCCTCCCGTACCGTTGGTTAATCATACACCGTGACATTTCAGTCGGAACTATCACATACATCACCCAATTATACACTCTCTATATACAGAACTTACTTATTACCCGCAGAATATGCTATCCACATGTACCGCAGCTCAGCCGGTGCATACCCACCCGCAGGAATGAGAACTCGGTCAGCCACCATCAACGGGAACGATGATCCGTACTTCGAGTGGAGCGGCCACAGCAGCGCATCCGCCCTTTATCGCCGTCTGCTCGGTGAGGAGATGACGGGTCGCGCTGCTGATTCAGAGAATCACCGTGACCTTCTCACACAAGTCCACACGCGGGAGTACACGGATGTCGAAACCACTACTGAGACCAATCATTCCGGCGATCGTGCGGCACTCGCCATATATGCGGAGCACGACCAACTTGCTATGTCACAGGACAGTACTCCATCCCAGACGTCTGAGAATCGTACTGACAATCATTACCTACTAACGAGCACCAGTTATAGACAGGCTCTTCTCACCCTTGCACTGGTGAGCCTGTTTGCTGTCCACCCCGCTGCGGCGCAGACAAGCGCGGTCTGTAGTGCCGACAAGCTCCCGAGTATGATTGAGGGATTCTTCCAGTTAACTACGGGACTCGGTATCGTCGGACTCGCTGTAGTCTGGCAGGCCGATTCCCTCATCGAGATGTTCACCCTCAATTCGGAGCAGAAGAAAGGGCTCAAGCGCCACAAGCGCTCGGCGATGAAGTCTGCCGTCATCCTCCTCGTCCTCGGCCCGCTGTACACGGTCGCCGGATCGATGATGAGTCTTCCACTGGCTGACTGCGTTAATCTCACTCCCTGGTAAGCGACTTTACACTCCCACCACGAGCCCATGAACCAACGAGACCTCTCCGTGCTCATTGCCGCCCTATTCGTGACGAGCCTCGCTACAGGCCTCGTCACAGCTACCCCACCACGACCGGGGACGGAAGACAATGGGCTCTCTGAGAACGAATCCGCGACGCTGTGGTCTCGCGATACGGATAACTACACGAGTCAAGAGGAGTACCGCCAACGCTACGGTAACGAGCGAACGGCCATTCACCAGCTCGCAAACGGCAGCGATATCACGTTCAAGCGGCCGCCGGCGACTGCCGCGACGTGGACTCGGAACGATTTCGAGGATCTCGAAGCCGGAGATGCAGATACGTCCGTGCATCCGCCCCATGCGTCGCTCAAAAACGGAGTCTTCATCGAGGACGCCCATGCGACTGTGTTCGCGATTCAACCGTCGACTCGAGGCCATCTCGAATCCGGTGACACGCCACTCTACATCGCACCAAATGGGACGATGCGTGGGTTCGTCGATTACCGCGTCCGTCTTCCAAACGGGAGTTCTTCCGATAATCGAACTGTCGAGTGGTCGTTGGCAGAGCACGAGATCAAAGAGGTTCGACTGCAGAAAGATGGAGAGACTATTGCGAGGACGGGGGGGTCGCACACACCAGCAATCGACTATCGGATCGACGACGACTGGAGTGCAACCCTCACGCTTGAAGCAGAGATCGACGTCCGGTTGAAGAAGAGGATAGAGACTGACGGAATCAACGGAACTGATGTCGACGTCGTCTACCGTGAGGAGACACGAAACGTCTCTGACTCGATTGACGTCGAGATTTACGACCTCTCTGCGTACCCCTACTACGCTGAGTATCCCAACGGCGACGCTGGCGTCGCCATCTTCCAGTCTCGGCCGTGGCAAGGATACACCCTTACCGACGAGGGGAACGCGAGTGTGCGTGGTGTCTGGCGGTTCTACACCGCTCGCAACACCAACTGGGATACGCTCGTCAGATCGAATCAGACCGACAGTGTCGAAGTCGCGTCCGATGCAATCCCCGTGTCCGTTCACGCGTATCCATCCCGAATCGGACCGCGTGCTGAACCTATTCGAGACGGCCCGGAGATAATCGACACGTGGGGAACAGAACGTCCCTCGCCGAAGAGGACCATCGGAGAGAACGTCACCATCGAGGTCGTCAACCAGTCCTACGAGACGACGTACGGTGTCGCTGTCCGTGCTGAGAACGTCGACAGAGAGGCGCTTCACGTCGCCGGCATCGTTCGCGGCGTGAATGCATCTATCGTCAAGCCCGACGCCGGGTCTGAACGACAGCTCCGGCGTAGCAACCTGACGGTAGAGGTTCTTCAGCAGAACCAGTCGCAGGCGACGCTCCGAATCGAACTACGCGACAACGAGACTGGTGCACCGATCATCCTCAATGACGATACTCGCCGGTATCTAATCGGTGGAAGCGCCCGTAACGGCTCCATCACCATCGCCGATCAGAAAGTTGAGACCAACGCCTCTGGCGTCGCCATCGTAACGGTCACTGAACCCGGCATCTACACGGCCCGCTATCATCCAGGATCGTGGCTCGGACACAACCCGGCCTACGTGAGTGACACGGCGACTGCCCGGTGGCATCCACTCGGATCCATCGACGGCTGGTTCGCGTTCGTCTTCGAGGTCGGCTGGCAGTTCATCCCTTTCTTCGTGATGTTCTACGCGGGGCGCCGTCTCCTCCGAATGCTCGGTCCAGCAGACGTCTTCCAACGAAACCCATGACCAGAAACAATCCACACATCAGTCGTAGAAACGCCCTCCGAACAGTGGCAGGTGCGACGCTCGTAAGCGTGGCTGGCTGTCTGAATAGCGGTGGAAGCTCCGGAACACCCGGTAACGGGACAACCGCCTCAGACAGCGAGGGGCCGCTCAATCGAGTCACCGTCGAAGGGACGATACTCGTCGTCGAGCTCTTGGCAGAAGCCGATGTCGACCAAGTCAACCTCATCCAGCCGAACGAAGAGCTGTTCGGAACGCGTGACGTGGCTGCAGGGGCCCAGCAGGTCTCGTTCAAGATCGGAACCGCATACGAGCTTGGTGAGTACCGCGTGGTCGCACTGAAAGGCGAGGAGACAGTCGCAGAGAGTATCGAGGAAATCAGGCCACAGATCGAGATTCGGGAGATCGGGCTGTATCGAAATAACCCAGACAAACCTTGGGATGAGGTCTATGGAGAGAGTCAGACTGATAGGAAAAAGAACGGAGAGGCATTTGTTACAGTGGAGAACACAGGCAGTGGTCCAGATGCTATCGTGGAGCTACAATTTACTGGGGACGTCCCCAATCCAATTGAGAATCCTAGGGAAGGTGGGCTGTATGAGACTGAACGAGTGGTAATTCCGCCTGGTGAGACGATCGACTTGTTCAGTAGCTCGTTCCCGTTTGGGACAGAAACAGCGGACGGAATGGGCTGCTCACCAGATGGCAATAACGGCCAATTCACTGTATCTGTTAGAACACAGGTTAGTGGCGATCAGGTCTCGAAAACCTACGAAGCCCAATACACTGGTTCCAACGACATGACTAATTGCGAGGTTACAATCACGGAGTCCTGACTATGGTTGATCTGATTGACGTCGTACTGGAAGGTGCCAAAGCCGTCGTCGATTGGTTTACCGGTCTGTTCATGGACGGGCTCAGATCGGGGTACGAGACATTGACAGAGGCGATGTTCGGGACACCTACTCCAAACACGGACGGAGCATTTGTCTTCGGAGATCCGACGAACGCACCTTGGCCAGCAATTCAAGATGCTCTTGTCGGTGGAGAGATTATGCTCATCTCTCTTCTACTCCTCGTGATGAGTGTTCAAGGGCGGCACACGATTCGAATCTTCAATATCGGAAGTGCCTACGAGGCCCGAAAAACGAAGAAAACTGCATGGGTCGGTGCCTTCCTTATCATAACTTGGTACTGGGTTGGGTCTCTGGCCCTCTACCTCGTCGATGGGTTCACTATTGCACTGATGCCAGAGCTCTCCTCGGTCACAGAGGCTATGCTTGGATATTTAGAGGTGTCAATTACAAATCCCGGATTGGCACTGTTGTTTGCCCTTGTTGGTGGTATTTCGATGTGGGTATTGGAGGCACTATTCTACATCCGGAAGATTCTCATCTATGTGTACTTGTATGGAATGCCCGTTGCCTTCGCTCTCGCCTATGGGAATATTCCAGTAGTCTCTGATATCGCTCTAGGATTCAGTAAGCGGTTTGTCCCACTCACAGTTCTCCCACTACCTGCCGCGATAATCCTCAAAGGCTATGACCTGATTTACGCTGGGGAAACGCTGACTCCAGGAACGAGATTCCTCAAATATCTGGTCGCAGCATCACTTCCGCTAATTGCTCTCTACGTAACTTGGAAGACGTTCAGATACGCGACGCCGCTGACCGCCAAGGTCATGGGAGGAGCGACGAAAGGAGCGGCACTCATCGGTGGCGTCGCAGCAGGCGCGTCCGTCGGTGGTGCCGGCGTCGCGACGACTGCGGCACGGTGGGGACCAAAAGCTGCTGCTGGTCACGCTCTCGCTCAGAAGGCCGCAGCACGAGCAGAGACTGGTGACGGAGAGAATAGCACGCCGTCGTACCGGCGGACTGAGAACGACCCCGGAATCCACTAACAATGTCGATAGATCAAGACGCAGCCGCACGACGCATCATGGACCAGTTCGGCGAAGAGAGTCGCATCCCGTACCTCAATATTGAGGAGGGAGACGTCGGCCTACTCATCGCCTTCCCGATTATCGGCCTGTTCATCGCAGGCCTCACGGGGATTGAATCACTTGCCCTTCCGTTTGTCGTGGGCGGATTCGGGTTTGGCGTTGCTGTCATCTACGTCTCTCCCAACCACCTCAATGCGTGGACCTGGACGAAGAGCATCTATCGGTACGCCAAACGTCCGCAGATTACGTTTAGTGCCCCAGAGGAGGCAAACGAGAACACGAACGAGACAGAGCGAAATGAGGGCGGGCTCGCGAACTACACGCCGTTCAAACCGGACGAGCGAACGCAGGACCTCACGAACGTCAAGCGAGCGTGGCCCGGTGCTGGAGCGGTCCAACGAGAAGATGGCACAATGGAAGCGTTCATCGAAATCGACCCGGGGAACATGGACTTCGCGATGTCCGAAGACTGGGCGCAGCTCCAGGAAGCGGGCGAAGAGTTCGCCAACAAGGAACTCGACTCGAAGCTCAAGCTCCATGCGACAACTCGGTCATTCCCAGTAGAACAGATCACCGAGACGATAGAAGAGCGACTCAACGACGAAGACGTCACGCAGAACCTGATCTTCCGGGAACTCCTCGAGGAGTACCGTGAGACCCGCCCCAAAGAGATGCGTGATCGAGGTATCCAGCAGGTGCGATACTATCTCGGTGTCGAAGTCTCGCCGCTAGAGGTCTACGATCGATTCCGAGACGAAGGGACACCTGCCGAGAAACTGACGCAGTTCCCCGTTATCGGGTTCCTGTTCAACCCGTTCGTGACGCGGCGTGAGGACCTGACGGATGTCGAACGTCGGGCACAGATGTTCGAGAAACTCGACAGTCGCGTCAACGACGTCCGCGCCGAGTTCATCCAGCAAGCGTCCGGGTGGTCCGCTCGTCGGCTCAGTACGGTCGAACTGTTCGTCCTGAACATGGACTTCTGGAACGGACGAGAGCACGACGCCGAGGAGGCTGAGCACGCTGTTCGCGAGCAACCGATCGTCGGTCGCTCACGCCGGGAGGATGAGGTCAGTGCGTAACGTCATCCTGCAAGCGAGTGGCGGTATCCTCGGCCAACTCACAGAGTGGCTTCTGAACCCGACGTCGCCCGAAGGTGCGGCGATTTACGCCATACTGGTTGTTACCCTCGTGACCGGTGGCAAACACCTCTGGGGCCGGTACACCGACGACGACGAACCGGAAGTCGATTTCTCAGATGTCCTCGACGAGAAGACGCTCAAAGAGGGTCACGTAGAGGGCCAACTCCTCGACGACATCTCCGAATCCCATAAGACAGTGATTGCGCCGGCAGCCATCGAGTGGGAGACACGAGCAGCTCACGTCGGCGAGCAGTGGACGACGACGCTGTACATTGCTGACTATGCCGACTACCCGAACGACGGCTACCTGAGCGACCTCTTCGAGTTGACCGACGTCGAGTTCGACCTCACAGCACACATCACACCGAAGAACCAGCAACGGGCGCGGAACGAACTGCAGGACATCGCTAACGACCTTCAGGTCGACGCCGATCTTGAACAGAGCGTCCGGAGTGCGTATCTCCAGGAGCGAGCGAACGAAGCGGCTGCGACCTACAAGGCCGTCGAGAGCGGCGCGAACGTCTTCGATCAAGGGATGTTCATCACGGTTCGCGCCGACGACAAGGACGACCTCAGGGACTCAGTCCAGAAGGTCAAGAGTGCGCTCCGCGATGACCCGGCGAACCTCACACCGAAAACCGCGATCTGTCGGCAGGACCTCGCGCTGCAATCGGCAGCGCCGATCGGAGATAACGAATTTGGCCGCGAGTCGATCGCCCTCGGTGGTGCTATCGGTGCACTCCTCTCGTCACCGCACAACGCGACAATCCTCGAAGAGGGTGGGGTCGAGTTCGGTATCCACAAGGACAATCAGAGTCCCGTCGTCATCGACCCGTTTGCCCGTGACAGCGGGTACGCAATGTTCACCGTCGGCGATACTGGCTCCGGGAAATCGTTCGGCTCGAAACAGAATTTCATCCGCTCGATCGAACAGAGCAAGGATCGCATCGGCATTATTCTTGAACCGCTCAACAACTGGGCGGGTGTCTCCGAAGCACTCGATGCGAAACGTATCACCGTCGGTGGGACGCTCGGCCTGAATCCTCTGGAGATTCGCCAGACACCCGACCACGTCCAGCGGGCGATGGGTGAGGATGCGAGTCCGTTCAACGAGAAACTCGACGACGCGATGAGCTTCCTGACGAACTTCTTCGCACTGCGCGGTATCTCGCTCGGGGATCGTCGGACGACACTCGAACTCGGACTCAAACGCGCCTACATGCGTAATAGTATCTCCGATGATATATCGACGCACAGTAACCCAAGCCCGACGATTCGGGAGATGATGGACGTCTTCGAGGACATGGTCGACGAACCGGAGGAGTTCGTCGTCCGGTCCGACGAGGAGGCTGGGAAGATCCGTGAGGACGCGACGTGGCTTCTGGATCAACTACGCCCCTTCGAGGAAGAGGGTCGCCACGCCAACCTCGGGAAGTCCTCGGAGTTCGACATCCGCGACGAGAAGGTCATCTATCTCGATCTCGCCCAGCAGGAGGGCAGCGTCGACAGTAGTACAGCGCTGACGATGCAGTTGCTCATCTCGCTCGTATACGAACGAGCGAAAGAGACAGACAAGGAAGTCGTGTTCGTTATCGACGAGGCGCGGTACATCATGCAGGACGCCGCGAGTCTAGCGTTCCTCGAAACGGTGTTCCGGCACCACCGTCACCACGACCTCTCGATCCGACTCGTCACCCAGACGGTCGATGAGTTCTTCGAGCACGCTGAGTCCGAGGCCATTCTTGACCAGTGTGCCGTCAAGCAGTTCCATCGCCTGGATGGGATGGACGAGGAATGGGCCGAGGAGTTCGGTCTGAATCACGCACAGATGCGCTACGTACAGGACGCGGTGCCCGGCAACGAGGACGCCGGGTTCTCCGAGGCGCTCGTCGGTGTCGACGGCGAGTGGCGCGGGATCAAGGTGCAGGCAATGTCCAAGGAAAAGCAAGTTATCGATTTCGACCCGGCTGAGCAGACACGAGAAACACTGCCCGGTGCTGACGAGGAGGCCGTTACTACTGACGTGCAGCAGTTCCGTGAGGAGCTAGAACAGCAGGCCGCAAGCGGAGAGTCACAGGCGGTCACTGCGAAACCTGATGGTGGTCAGATGGAGGTGGATGAGGATGCGTGAGTATCTCCGCGTCACGCCGACGTCCGAACAGCTCGACTCCGCGGGAATCTCGCGTGTTCTCGCCAGTCTTCACAAGCTCACGAATACGGGAACGGAAAGCCTCACAGAGAAGCTGAACCCGTTCCACAGTGAAACACCGCCCCGGTTCGAGTTCCTTGCCCTGAGCGATGGACCGGACGAGCCAGTCGAGTTCTACTACGGCGTCGACGAGAACCTCGACACTTTCGAGAAGCGTCTCCGTTCGATCTATCCCGAGACGTTCGATATCGAACGCGTTGACGTCGACGTCGCCTCACGGCTCATCCAGCCAGTCGAGTTCACACGATCGGAGTTCATCGACCACTACGAAACAGGGCAACTACAGTACGAATTTGGTCCCGAGGAGCAGCACGATCTCGACGGTGAGGACCAGACAGAAACGTCGGAAACCTCCCCCCTCTCTAACGACGATGCAACGGTCCAGAGAGCCACGAATCATCTCATCGAGACAGGGAACACCGCACTTGAACTCGCACCACCGAGTGCAGTTCCCGAAGAGGAACCACTGACGACACTCGAAAAGCCAACCGAGACGACGGAGGGAACGATACTCGCTCGACCAACCACCGACGCCGTCTCGCCAGTTGGCGTGCGCTGGTCCGGTTCAGCGACCCGGAAGAAGGACTGGATGACGTCGCTGACGCCCTTTGCATCCGGTGATGACGACGACGCAGTGACTGCTGTCGACCAGCCCGGCGCGGCGTTGGCCTCACTCGTCGACTATCTGATGGAGACAGCGTCGCCTGTGGCATTCCAAGTTGTGTTCGAACGGCGGGCACCCTGGCAGGCCGACGCTGAAGTTCGCAGAGAGGACCTTCTCGATGGACGGGATACCTTCATCCAAGAATTCATTGGCTCATTCTTCGCGGTCGAAGAGCGACAGAACGGACGCGAGGAGAGACAGCTCCCCGAATCAGTCGCAAAGCGGATCGAATACATCGACGCGAAGAACCACAACCGGTCGTTTACCGCAAACATCCGAGCAGTGGGCGTTCCAGTTGATAGTGCATCCCGCGACGAGCTTGCAGCTCAGATGGACTCCCTTCGCCCTGTGTTCGACCCGATAGACGGTCCCTATTACGAAGTCACGGGCGAACGACTCCGTGCTGAGGGCTTTCGAGAAACAACGAAGGAGAAGAACGCTCGGTCGGCTCTTCGGCAGCTACTTGATCGAGAAATTGCGGTCGGTCGAGGCAAGACCCGACCGGATTTCGTCCTCGGTGGGGCGGAACTCGCGAACTTCGTGCTGGTCCCATCGTCTGAGCAGCTCACAGTAGAAGGAACACGTGGGACTCGCGCTGAACAGCAGAGCCGGAACCCGCTTCCGTGGCCGAATCCAGACCTTGTTCAACAGTTCCAACAAGGGATGGCGATCGGGTATGCACTCGATGAGAACGGAGCACCCCAACCGAACCCGATCCGGATTCCGCCAAATCTCCTGACGACGCACTACGGCCGGTTTGCATCGACCGGCGGCGGGAAATCGAAGGCGATCATCAACGATGCGCTGTCCCTTCGAGAGACAACGGGCGGACCTGTCGTCATCGTCGATCGGAAAGGCGATGGGATGTGCGCGAACTACCTTCGCTGCCACTACGAGCACTTCAGTGGGTTGGACGACGTCTATCAGTTCCGCGTCCCAGAGACGCTCCCTGCGTTCTCTTTCTTCGATATTCGGCCTGCGCTTGAAGCAGGGCGGAACCGCGAAGACGCGATTCAGGATAAGGTCGACCATTTCCACGATATCATGGGAATGGTGATGGGACGCGAGATGTACGGACAAGCGTTCGTCGCCAACGAAATCCTCAGCTACCTCATCAAGGCGCTCTTCGATGAGGAGTACGGGAACGACGTCTTTGGGCTCGACGACCTCTTCGCGGCGGCACTTCAGATGCAACGTGAGCGAACCATCCCACCGGTTTCGGCAGACAATACAAACGTCGAGGAGTCGCTCACGCGTCATTTCGCGAAGGACGACCACCAGTTCCAGGTGTCGATGGACGCGGTCGGCAACCGCCTCGATAAACTCAGAGAAGACGCGCACTTGCGACGGATCTTCAGTCACGTTCCGGAACAGGACGATGCCGGAGAGTACGTCGACAACCGATTCGACTTCCGCGAGTTCCTCGACGAAGACATCACAATTCTGTTCGATCTCGGTGATCTCCGTCCGGAAGCCCAGCGGGCCATCACACTTCTGCTCTTGAGTAACCTCTGGGATGCGGTGCAGGTGCGTCGACGTGACGGGCAAACGGACTACGAGAAGCTCACCAACCTCATCATTGAGGAGGCGGCACCCATCGCCGCAACGAAACTCGTTTCCGAGCAGTTGCTTCCCCAAGGTCGGTCGTTCGGTCTAAGTATGGGGCTGGTGATGCAGTTCCCCGGGCAGGTTCGGAATCGAAGCGAACGCGCCTACGACGAAGTCCTCAACAATATCAAGACGAAGCTCATCGGGAATATTTCCATCGAGCGCGACCTCGCTGAGTCGTTGGCCCACGAAGACTTGAGCCCGACTGACCTCCGCAATCGGATCAACACGCTCCCCAGTGGAGAATGGATTGCGCAACTCCCGAGTCCCTCGTTCGGAGAGACGGGCCCAGCCCCGTTCTCGGTGAAGCCACTGCCGATCGCACCGGGGCATCCAGAAAGCGACGAGCCGCTTTCTGTCGAGCAGGAGGACCACTTCGAGACCGTGGCCCTCCCACGACTGTCAGAGCGAACACAGACCCAGTATGGGCTCACCAACAGCCAGGACACAACAGCCTCATCCGAAGAGGAGAGCTGGGGAAGTGAATCCACAGACACGACAGCCACGTTGACAGAACAAACCGATTCCCACGATTCGACGCAATCATCGTTCCTTGGACAGATGTCCACAGACGCACAGTCTCACCCAGGGGACGAAACGACGGGTTCTGACGCCACCGATCGACCGTTTGGAAGTGAAACCACAGCAGATCAAGATACAGAGTTGATGAGCGAGACAGACTCGTCAGTACAAACCGAGAATGGGTCAACTCCGGTGGAAGCGGGTGGAGTAACTGTTCCGGATGAAGAACTCAGACGGCGTGGGCTCAGCCGCGACGATATTCGG is part of the Halogeometricum sp. S1BR25-6 genome and harbors:
- a CDS encoding DUF4143 domain-containing protein; amino-acid sequence: MSLDPTNAEEGHYLIQRLSDYNPWWEQGAGAAATDEFVSLRSDFYGLHKSIITDENHVFGIAGPDGIGKTDLLRQLISALIDPDFVEKFYRHPGFRDKAHEAVVPPEHILYIPLSATPLIQIQAPAQLRAAIDHFETHYCHSGSETTPSYIILDDLGAITPGNGRGQRVDWATTLADLVTDNSTRRFVLTAVSDSQLKPPLATADLTSTDADELATVSSMLPMKFTDFARFRFRELETTASDNRFSASKARAAFAEAVSTGNATQLANRLNTEVENAVVSGTDLRRELSNYLTIGGFVGLRLAAAGVLTGDQLAPVLRGRGELDINAVQQRALTAFRHMLRERGPELGAVEEPAGLERLCALVAAEHPSTSVQFTTLTDLFDIDRRTLRRKYFGVLSKLYALAPSPEYDNLRPRSVRVYLRDPGIANAFMNRDLNGVLGADADVEAALSKSVLFDHTVRLSYLLNDAHDPKRGVVKFWNGSVGEIDFIPKFNGRPVPMYWARQRNVSNLIDQRNQPGGFAALLEFLNSDASASERDSLDTARYETMTETDIRKRRDYVTNDYHGTLDGDEVYDGEPPFGVMLTTDHGDSTAPVTVHESDGAARPIVRIPQWVYLRLV
- a CDS encoding VirB4 family type IV secretion system protein → MRSVRNVILQASGGILGQLTEWLLNPTSPEGAAIYAILVVTLVTGGKHLWGRYTDDDEPEVDFSDVLDEKTLKEGHVEGQLLDDISESHKTVIAPAAIEWETRAAHVGEQWTTTLYIADYADYPNDGYLSDLFELTDVEFDLTAHITPKNQQRARNELQDIANDLQVDADLEQSVRSAYLQERANEAAATYKAVESGANVFDQGMFITVRADDKDDLRDSVQKVKSALRDDPANLTPKTAICRQDLALQSAAPIGDNEFGRESIALGGAIGALLSSPHNATILEEGGVEFGIHKDNQSPVVIDPFARDSGYAMFTVGDTGSGKSFGSKQNFIRSIEQSKDRIGIILEPLNNWAGVSEALDAKRITVGGTLGLNPLEIRQTPDHVQRAMGEDASPFNEKLDDAMSFLTNFFALRGISLGDRRTTLELGLKRAYMRNSISDDISTHSNPSPTIREMMDVFEDMVDEPEEFVVRSDEEAGKIREDATWLLDQLRPFEEEGRHANLGKSSEFDIRDEKVIYLDLAQQEGSVDSSTALTMQLLISLVYERAKETDKEVVFVIDEARYIMQDAASLAFLETVFRHHRHHDLSIRLVTQTVDEFFEHAESEAILDQCAVKQFHRLDGMDEEWAEEFGLNHAQMRYVQDAVPGNEDAGFSEALVGVDGEWRGIKVQAMSKEKQVIDFDPAEQTRETLPGADEEAVTTDVQQFREELEQQAASGESQAVTAKPDGGQMEVDEDA
- a CDS encoding ATP-binding protein; the protein is MREYLRVTPTSEQLDSAGISRVLASLHKLTNTGTESLTEKLNPFHSETPPRFEFLALSDGPDEPVEFYYGVDENLDTFEKRLRSIYPETFDIERVDVDVASRLIQPVEFTRSEFIDHYETGQLQYEFGPEEQHDLDGEDQTETSETSPLSNDDATVQRATNHLIETGNTALELAPPSAVPEEEPLTTLEKPTETTEGTILARPTTDAVSPVGVRWSGSATRKKDWMTSLTPFASGDDDDAVTAVDQPGAALASLVDYLMETASPVAFQVVFERRAPWQADAEVRREDLLDGRDTFIQEFIGSFFAVEERQNGREERQLPESVAKRIEYIDAKNHNRSFTANIRAVGVPVDSASRDELAAQMDSLRPVFDPIDGPYYEVTGERLRAEGFRETTKEKNARSALRQLLDREIAVGRGKTRPDFVLGGAELANFVLVPSSEQLTVEGTRGTRAEQQSRNPLPWPNPDLVQQFQQGMAIGYALDENGAPQPNPIRIPPNLLTTHYGRFASTGGGKSKAIINDALSLRETTGGPVVIVDRKGDGMCANYLRCHYEHFSGLDDVYQFRVPETLPAFSFFDIRPALEAGRNREDAIQDKVDHFHDIMGMVMGREMYGQAFVANEILSYLIKALFDEEYGNDVFGLDDLFAAALQMQRERTIPPVSADNTNVEESLTRHFAKDDHQFQVSMDAVGNRLDKLREDAHLRRIFSHVPEQDDAGEYVDNRFDFREFLDEDITILFDLGDLRPEAQRAITLLLLSNLWDAVQVRRRDGQTDYEKLTNLIIEEAAPIAATKLVSEQLLPQGRSFGLSMGLVMQFPGQVRNRSERAYDEVLNNIKTKLIGNISIERDLAESLAHEDLSPTDLRNRINTLPSGEWIAQLPSPSFGETGPAPFSVKPLPIAPGHPESDEPLSVEQEDHFETVALPRLSERTQTQYGLTNSQDTTASSEEESWGSESTDTTATLTEQTDSHDSTQSSFLGQMSTDAQSHPGDETTGSDATDRPFGSETTADQDTELMSETDSSVQTENGSTPVEAGGVTVPDEELRRRGLSRDDIRFLNCVLDVMNGDSPEYTLLDTMTSFREQFDDVDVQRLIDQNLLEEAPACRRKYYTVLPAGRELLGQKLAVGPGQGDIGEKTPHKVGVKLLKRWLQDQDGVARVATYYEYDEETVFDVAAFNADSELVWVGEAELPSNNRHAPVEDYDKLSDVDASAVWAFNKRETAVEVLDRLAEADRIESSVSGRAARSFADIRDAVESFDAAGLTTLRGFHTLDGEFNS